The nucleotide sequence TTACCTTAGACCGTATTAGTTATCGTGAAAAATCGTTACTCGACCCACTAACCAAAATAAATAACAAACGTGGACTTGAAGTGCACGCCGAGACTTTGCTTGCTCTTGCTATACGGCATAGCCAAAGTGTCGGTATTATTTATATTGACCTAGATAACTTCAAATCAATTAACGATCAATTTGGTCATGAATCAGGTGATATGGCGCTAATCTCTTTTTCTGAAAACTTAAAAAACACCCTAAGACGCTCAGATGTTATTGCGCGTGTAGGCGGTGATGAATTTGTTCTATTGCTTGTTGATGTAAATAACGAAGATTATATCCATAAAATCATTGAACAAATTGATAACCAATGCAGTATTTTAAAAGTTGATAAGCATAACTTTAGTTTACAGTTTTCCGCTGGTTACGCGATATTCCCTCAAGATGGTCCTGATTTAAATGAATTGATCAGTTTAGCTGATAAAAATATGTATCAAATAAAGTCAATCTCAAGACACATGACAACTTAGCGTTACCTTCACAACTAATATTTTTCACTGCTAATACTTTTACTTAAATATGTTAAAAAACGCTATTGAGCGAACTTGATAGTTATATTTTATCTATGTCGACTTTACTCTGTACTACTAATATTGAACAGAAAGCACTCAACATATTTCGCTTACTGCTTCTCTCCTCTATTCTCTATATTGTCGCGTATCACTATTGATGATTACCTGCTGAAATTTTTAGCTAATAAGTTTAACCATAATTTAACTTATGAATTTAAATTTTTTCTTGTAACTGCAACAATAACATCGGTTATTACCAGAAAAACGAATTTAATTTTTAAGTTATTTTTAGTTAATTGTCCAATTAATTTAAGCGTTAGATCTTTATTTTATTCATTAAATAAGAATAACTAAACAGTCCCTTACATTTTTTCCTTTAATATTTAAAAACAACAAAAATAAAAATAAAACCTTTAAAACAATAAGATAATCAAATAAACAGAGCAAATACCCCATAAAAACAGACTGAATTACCACCGAATTAAAAACGGATTTAGATACAGTGACATTTATTTACAATTTTTGAGTTAAAATTGCGTTTTTTTCGTTTCTTTTTGTTCGCATATGTTGCTAGGATGTTTTCAACAGGCTGTGATTAACACAACTATAAAAAATATAATAGAACACAAAAACAGGGTCGTCATTATGCAAAATTACCGTTTAAACACATTAGCACTCGCCATAGCTTTCGCTTTTAGCGCTCCAAGCATTGCAAATGCACAAGAGTCTCAAGAATCAACCGCTAAAAAAATTGAGCGAATTTCAGTATTAGGATCACGCGTATCTAACCGCACCTCGACAGAATCTTCTTCTCCTATCGATTTAATCGATGCTGACGATTTAAATAAAGGCGGTTTTACTGAACTTGGGCAAAACTTACAAGCAACAGCACCGTCATTTAACTTTTCGCGTACCCAGGTTTCTGATGGCTCTGATTTATTTAGACCTGCAACACTTCGTGGCTTGCAGCCGGATCAAACATTGGTATTAATTAACGGCAAGCGTCGCCATAACCAATCTATTTTTGGTCTTAATGGCACTGTAGGCGCTGGTGCTGCTGGTACTGATATGAACGCTATTCCCCTTACTGCTTTAAAAGGTGTCGAAGTATTACGAGATGGCGCTGCCGCTCAATATGGCTCAGACGCTATAGCTGGCGTAATCAACTTATCTCTTAATGATTCTACTGGTGTTACCACGGGTTATGTACAGTATGGCGGCACAAGCGAAGGCGATGGCGATACTATTTCTACCGGTATTAACCGCGGTTTTGAATTAGGAGATAACGGCGGATTTATTAACCTATCACTTGAGTATCGCGATGCCGATGGCACTAACCGTGCTGAACGCGACACTGGTGGTTCACTCGATGTGGCTCCTGGTACACTATCTGACGAAGTACGTTGGGGCCAAGGTAATTCAGAAAGTGAGTTTACTTCATTCTTTTATAATATGGCGATGCCGTTTGGCGATAGCGAGCTTTATTCATTTGGTGGCTACTCTGAACGCACCGCCTTAGGTAATGGTTTTTATCGTAACTTTAATGAAGCATCTAAAAACGTAACACAAGTTTACAGCGATGGATTTTTACCACGTATCTACAATGAAGCAGAAGATACCTCGATAGCAATCGGCTTTAAAGGTGATATTAACCCAGATTGGACTTACGATGTTTCAGCAGTATATGGTGAAAATCAATATGACTTCTCTTCTCGTAATACCTTAAATGCGTCTTACGCCGCGGAATATTTATTTAATAACCCGAGCGCAAGTGATACTGACATAGCCGCAAATTCAGGTCCAACAGGTGGTTATTCTGGTGGTTTCAGGTTCGATCAAACAACATTTAATGTCGATGTTAACGGTATTGTTGATATTGGACGCAGTGAGCCTCTTTATGTCTCTGTAGGTGCTGAATATCGTAAAGAAAATTATGAAATTGTACCGGGTGAAGAAGCGTCTTATGCTTGTGGTTTGGCCAACATGGATACATCATACCCTTCGGTTAACGATCCAGCTCAATTTGCACAATGTGGTTTTCAGGCATACAACGGCCTTCGCCCTGAAGCTTCAAACAAAAGTGACCGTAATAGTTACGCAGCGTATGCAAACGTAGAAACTATGGTTACCGATGCTTGGAACGTCAGTGGTGCTCTGCGTTATGAAGACTTTTCTGATGCCGGTGATGATATCATTGGGAAATTAGCTACACGTTACGAATTTAACGATGACTTTGCCGTACGTGCGGCCATATCAACTGGTTTTAGAGCGCCCTCACTTCAACAAAGTGGCTATACCGCTTTCACAACTAACTTAGGTTCAGACGGTACGCTGACGCAATCATTTACTGCAACAGCAGGCTCTGCATTTCCGAGTGCGTTAGGTGTTGATAGTTTAAAACTTGAAACATCTAAAAACTTAAGTGCTGGTTTTGTTTACGATGTCAGCAGCGAAATGTCATTAACGGTAGATTTTTATCGTGTAGAAATTAAAGACCGTATCAACTTAGGGAGTTTACTATCCGTTGATGATGTTGCCTTTAGCGCAGACGCTGTAGCTGCACTGCAAGCAACCGGCGCAGTGCAAGCCAACTACTTCTCAAACTCGGTAGATTCAACCACACAAGGTGTTGATGTTATTGCCTCGTACCGCACAGATCTTGATGGTGCTAACGTAGCAGTAACATTTGCAGGCAATATCAACGATACCACCATTGATGGTGTTAACGCTCCTGAAGGTATTCCAGATAGCGTAGCGTTAGATGACTTGCAACGTAGTTTTTTAACTGACGGACAACCGGGTGAGCGTGCAACACTTACCTTCGATTACGAGCGTAACGACTACACTGCAACATTGCGCTTTAATTATTTTGGCGAAACTGATGTTAAATACTTTGGTAACGACCATATACAACTAGCAACAGATGGTTCATTTAAAGCAACAAGTACCGTTGAGTCAGCAGTATTGGTTGATTTAAACGTCAGCTATAAAATAAACGACATATTTACCTTATCAGTAGGTGCTGATAACTTATTTGATGAAACACCAGATGAGCTAGGTGATGACGAAGTATTGAATGCGATCACTAATGGCGCCTTTAAATATCCAGTACGTGCGCTGCCTTATGGCTTTGATGGTAGAACTTATTACGCAAAATTAAGCTACAGTTTTTAATCGCTCGAATGAGTGATTAATCGATAATACGCTATTAAAAATTAAGCGAAAATACGCCATTAAAAAACGCAGTTATTGACTGCGTTTTTTTATGCTTATTCAAAGTAAATATTTTTTATCAAAATAGGTTAAATCACTATAATAATGCTTGCATGCTTGAAAATTGAGCATACAATCGCCATCTTAATAGAGAGCTACACAAAACAGCTTCTTTTAAAAACAGTTAAGCCCTTAATATTTTACGAATACATATAGGAACGACATGACTAAAAAATCTAAAGCAAAAACAATTGTTAGCAGCGCCGTAGATACCGGTAGAGGTGTTATCAAACACAACGCCCTTGCAGCAATGGTAACGTCTAAATTATTTAAGCCACAAGTGGTGAAAGCAAAAAAAGGCAAAGGCTCATTTAAGTGCAACAATAAGCATTCAGGACAAGAGTCCTATTTAATCTCGGCTTAAATAGTCACGATCAAATAGGGCTTTTCTTAAAGCTTACAAGCAATAATCGAATTAAGGCAAAACGTTAATCATAACGTTTTGCCTTAATTTTTTGTATCGAGGTAGTGTTAACTAGATCTGTAGATGGGGAAAAATAGTATTATGAAACCTAGCCATGCTAAAGCAACGCTTAGCCAGAGAAGCTAAAATGAGATTTTAACCACCCCAGTTATACCCGTATTTTCTGATACATTATAACAAGTTATTATGAATGACCTGACAAGCATACTAACAACAAGTTGTGATGACAAAAATTATCATAGTCACTTGTAAGCTAGTTTTTTAAGCCATAGCATAACTTCAATATGCTGTAATAATATCTGTTATAGAAATGAAACATTGCTTAAATCTGTGATCAACACTTGAGTTTGTAAATACATTTCTGGAGTGTTTAGGTTAATCCTAACAGGGCAACCTAATCTCACACAATACGCTTTGGCTATGGCTGTTCCTTTTACTCTGATATTCTTTCCTAATAACTCTGATTCGCTTTTAATATTATATTTTAGTGAAAGTTGCGCAACGACTTCTGGGGTTAAATGTACGTTAAGACTATGAGAAGATCTGTAATTCGACCCAGAATTTAAGTACCACCGACCGCTTTCCATACCACTACCAACTCCTACACTTTTGACTTCAAATTCAGTAATAGCTCGTACATGCTTATGTCTAGTAGTTTTAGCCGTAATATCATGAACCGTTTTTTCCTTCCAATCAATTGATGATGCACAGCTTGTAGTAAAAGAAATTAATATAATTAACAAAATTTTCATAAGTTACTTTCCTTGTAAATACCGAAGTTCATTGTTATATGTAGTTTTAACTATGCCACCTATCCCATGCTAAATACAAACAATACTGATTACACTCTGAACGCTCTACTTTGACCCATTTAAAAGTAACTGATTGAATTTACTGGCACTAACTGCTCATTTGCTCACAATATTTACTAATCATCGAATGTTAGCGGCACTTTGCCCGCGATTGTTAATTTAGCATTGAATTTGTGAGAATTAACGAAAGAAACTTATGCGCTATTCAAACAGACTTTAGCATTGGCTAGGCCATGTGTTCTTTTTAAACCTATATGTTCACTAAATTCGCATAGGTGCTCTGCTGTACCTACCGCTCCAGTGAATATATTTTCAAAATCAGTCGTGAGTTTTAACCAGCTTTCATTACTGATGTGTAGCCTTGTGAGTATGCTTGTTGTTTTAGGGGTAATGGCACCACGTTTATCATCTCTGAGTATGCGACCCGTTTCATCAACCAGTGTTAAATAATCTCGTAAGCTAAACTGTATACCTTTCGTTTTACTTTCATGCTCATTGCCGATAAAAGGCAACAATGTGGTGGGTTGTGTACCTTTTATGGCGGCTTTAATGCGTAATTGAATGCTGGTGAAGTTTGATTGCTCTGGTGTCGGTGCAATAGCCGCGCGAACAGGATTTAAATCAACATAGGCCATGCAGGACAATAAAGCTCCTTCATCAAGGAGGGCTTGTGATTTAAAGCGCCCTTACCAAAAATGTCCTGTGCATTTGTCTTCTTGGTTTGCTTGTCGCGCGATAGGCTCATTCAGGGCTCGCATAAACCAGCTGATATCAATTAGCCGTTGTTTATAAATCTCTACGGTGCTTTCAACCATGTCGAGTTGAAACTTATCAAGTAGCTGTTTATTTGTGTATTGTTGAGTAAGTATCGTACCCTTAAATAATCGATGCCAGCGTGTTAGTACATCTTCGGTTGTCCAACCTTTCACTTGCTCACTATCGACATGTAATACCAGGTGTAAATGATTATGCATAACCGCATGGGCGCAAATATCAATAGCAAACACCTGCGCTAATTGAAATATACGCTGTTCAATCCATTTACGTCGATGTTCGAAACTGACGCCTGTATCTTTGTCTACACCACATAAAAAGGCCTTTCGTACCGTGCGGCTGCAAATATGATAATACGGTGTATCTGATAAACTGATTTGTTGTGAACGAGGTTTAGCCATGACAGTCACCAAACGTAATGAAGGTCAATTAAGCGTAGTTTATTGAGCGAAATATAGACAAGTTATTATGGGTGGCCTGATAAATAATGAAGGTCAATTAAGCGTAGTTTATTGAGCGAAATATAGACAAGTTATTATGGGTGGCCTGATAAAGAAAATCCATTTAGTTACTGGTGTTACCCATAAAAAGTAGACACTGGTTATGCGCCAATGCGCTCAAATTCAGCAGGACTCACATAGCCCAAGGCTGAATGCCTACGTAAACGGTTATAAAAAACCTCAATATATTCAAATATACCCGATCTTGCTTCTTCAATCGAGCGGTATTGCTCTGCGTAAATTAGCTCTACTTTCAAACGACTATAGAAAGATTCCATCACCGCGTTATCCCAACAATTACCACGTCGGCTCATACTCACTACACCACCTTTACTACGGATTAAGTCTTGATACTTAATCGCACGATACTGTACGCCTCTATCTGAATGAATAATTAATCCTGGTGCTATCTCCCGACGAACAAAGGCCATGTTCAGTGCATCTGTAATCAATTGCTCGGTCATCGTTAAGTCCAACGACCAACCTATGATACTGCGAGAGTACAAGTCCATAACTGTGGCCAAGTACAGCCATTTGTCTTTCACCCAAATATAAGTGATATCCGTCACCCACTTTTGATTAGGTTTATCTACAGCGAACTGGCGCTTTAATACATTCCTCGCTACGTTAATCATCGCTGGACTATGGCGACTGTACTTAAACGCTTTACCATTACGTGCCCGTATTCCTTCGCTGTGCATAATATTGGCAACATAGTTTTTTGAGCAATTAATACCTAAAGCCACGAGCTCTTTAGTGATACGTGGAGCTCCATAACGCGCTTTAAACGTACCATACACATCAAGCACATTGGCTGTTATCAATCGACGTTTTAACTTCCAGCGGCTATCCGGGCTGCTTAACCAACGATAAAAACCTGAGCGTGAAACCTTCAATGCACGGCACATCAACACCACAGTAAAGCGTTGTTTGAATTCATTAATCAAGGCGTACTTTACTCTTGGTGCTTCGCAAAGTACGCAGTAGCCTTTTTTAGAAACTCGTTCTCTTCCTCTAGATTATGCACCTTACGCTTTAATTTACGCATTTCTTCAGACTCTTTTTTAGAGTAATCGACGCCCTGAAGTGAGTTGAATTGTTTATCTGAAAGGCGATTGAACTGGCGACGCCAGTTATAGATTTGTTGAGCACTGATACCTAACTCTCTACCAACTGAGGCAGCGGTATTACCTTTTTGTTCGGCTCGTCGAACCGCTTCTTTTCGGAATTCTTCGGTATAAGCTTGGGTTTGTTTCTTAGTCATGTATCACCTCAATGCTAGATATAAATCTAACTATAGAAGGTGTCCACTAATTATGGGTAACACTGATGCCTAACGCCTCATTAAGAGGCAAAAAATAGTTGGTTAAAATAAGCGACGCAGGAGCAAAACCAACTGTTTTTTGTCCTTTTGAATGACTTATAGTTCGACCAAGCCACTTAATTCAATAAAGTAACTTACTCTTATATTAAGTGGAACATGCTTCTGTTGGTTACGAATATTGAACGGCAAACATTCAATGTTTCTAACAAGACGTTCGAGCCAACAGAGCAACTCATTTCAAAACGCATACTCAGGGATTGCCGACCACGACTATCTATAAGACCTGCGAGAAACGAGATTTAAGCACATTCCACTTCTAACTTTACGCTCAGGAGCTGCAAAATGAAAGCATATAACGTTAATGATTTCGCTGCCTTAATCGGCATTGATTGGGCAGATAAAAAACATGACATCTGTGAGCATCCGGTTGATTCAGAAAAGTACCACTACTCAATTATTAAGAGTAAAGCCGAAGCACTACACGAATGGGCAATGAACCTTAAAAAACGATACCCAAACCAACAAATAGCTGTAGTTTGCGAACTCAAAAAAGGGCCTCTTATTTATGCGCTCGCCAAATACAGTCACCTCACTTTATTTACCATCAATCCTTCAACCGTTGCTAAATACCGTAAAGCGTTTACGCCAAGTGGCGCGAAAGATGACCCGTCTGATGCGCTGATACAAGTAGAAATACTCACCCTACATATGGACAAACTCAGCGTCATTGAACCTGAATCAGCCGCTATGCGCTCCCTAACTCAGTTGGTTGAATATCGACGAAACTTAGTGCAAGACAGTGTAGATTTATCCAATAAAATAACGGCTTCACTCAAGAATTACTACCCGCAAGCACTTGAATGGTTTAAAGAAAAAGATACCTTTATCTTCTGTGATTTCATCAGTAAATGGCCAT is from Colwellia sp. Arc7-635 and encodes:
- a CDS encoding GGDEF domain-containing protein encodes the protein MMASLQAEMKSLFGFSLTWLYAFEDNAKKTSQLICVVGEKKAEVELRYPSIDISHDRMMENIFNSDFPVYVEDARMDPTTDKKIVNALDYRTVINCQLCLHGESIGLIGTGTLEAEGVRIMSLDEIAYFSAVANIVSITLDRISYREKSLLDPLTKINNKRGLEVHAETLLALAIRHSQSVGIIYIDLDNFKSINDQFGHESGDMALISFSENLKNTLRRSDVIARVGGDEFVLLLVDVNNEDYIHKIIEQIDNQCSILKVDKHNFSLQFSAGYAIFPQDGPDLNELISLADKNMYQIKSISRHMTT
- a CDS encoding TonB-dependent receptor, which encodes MQNYRLNTLALAIAFAFSAPSIANAQESQESTAKKIERISVLGSRVSNRTSTESSSPIDLIDADDLNKGGFTELGQNLQATAPSFNFSRTQVSDGSDLFRPATLRGLQPDQTLVLINGKRRHNQSIFGLNGTVGAGAAGTDMNAIPLTALKGVEVLRDGAAAQYGSDAIAGVINLSLNDSTGVTTGYVQYGGTSEGDGDTISTGINRGFELGDNGGFINLSLEYRDADGTNRAERDTGGSLDVAPGTLSDEVRWGQGNSESEFTSFFYNMAMPFGDSELYSFGGYSERTALGNGFYRNFNEASKNVTQVYSDGFLPRIYNEAEDTSIAIGFKGDINPDWTYDVSAVYGENQYDFSSRNTLNASYAAEYLFNNPSASDTDIAANSGPTGGYSGGFRFDQTTFNVDVNGIVDIGRSEPLYVSVGAEYRKENYEIVPGEEASYACGLANMDTSYPSVNDPAQFAQCGFQAYNGLRPEASNKSDRNSYAAYANVETMVTDAWNVSGALRYEDFSDAGDDIIGKLATRYEFNDDFAVRAAISTGFRAPSLQQSGYTAFTTNLGSDGTLTQSFTATAGSAFPSALGVDSLKLETSKNLSAGFVYDVSSEMSLTVDFYRVEIKDRINLGSLLSVDDVAFSADAVAALQATGAVQANYFSNSVDSTTQGVDVIASYRTDLDGANVAVTFAGNINDTTIDGVNAPEGIPDSVALDDLQRSFLTDGQPGERATLTFDYERNDYTATLRFNYFGETDVKYFGNDHIQLATDGSFKATSTVESAVLVDLNVSYKINDIFTLSVGADNLFDETPDELGDDEVLNAITNGAFKYPVRALPYGFDGRTYYAKLSYSF
- the arfA gene encoding alternative ribosome rescue factor ArfA — encoded protein: MTKKSKAKTIVSSAVDTGRGVIKHNALAAMVTSKLFKPQVVKAKKGKGSFKCNNKHSGQESYLISA
- a CDS encoding IS3 family transposase, with amino-acid sequence MINEFKQRFTVVLMCRALKVSRSGFYRWLSSPDSRWKLKRRLITANVLDVYGTFKARYGAPRITKELVALGINCSKNYVANIMHSEGIRARNGKAFKYSRHSPAMINVARNVLKRQFAVDKPNQKWVTDITYIWVKDKWLYLATVMDLYSRSIIGWSLDLTMTEQLITDALNMAFVRREIAPGLIIHSDRGVQYRAIKYQDLIRSKGGVVSMSRRGNCWDNAVMESFYSRLKVELIYAEQYRSIEEARSGIFEYIEVFYNRLRRHSALGYVSPAEFERIGA
- a CDS encoding transposase produces the protein MTKKQTQAYTEEFRKEAVRRAEQKGNTAASVGRELGISAQQIYNWRRQFNRLSDKQFNSLQGVDYSKKESEEMRKLKRKVHNLEEENEFLKKATAYFAKHQE